GCGCGCACGTCATCCAGTCCGCGGGACGGATCATGATCGCACAGGGATCGGGGTCCATCATCCTCTTCAGTTCGATCCGGTCGGTGGTGGTCGAGCCGGGGCAGAGCATGTACGCCGCCACCAAGGCGGGGATCGTGCAGATGGTGCGCACCGCCGCGGCCGAACTCGGGCCCCGCGGGGTGCGGGTGAACGCGGTGGCGCCGGGCGTCATCGACACGCCGCTCACCGCCCCGATCAAGGACAAACCCGATTGGTACGGCGCCTACGCCGCGCGCAACATCATGAACCGCTGGGGCAGCGCCGCGGAGATGGCCGGCCCGACCGTCTTCCTCGCCTCCGACGCCGCCAGCTACGTCACCGGCACCGTCCTGTTCGCCGACGGCGGCTGGACCGCCATCGACGGGAGGTACACGCCCCCCGCAGGTTGACTTCGAACCCCTGATCTCCGGCAGTCGATCGCGCGACACCTTCTTCCGGGAGAAAGCACATGGACCACGCCAATCCGGCGACCGGCGAAGCGAAGGGCCCCCACGCCGGCTTCCAGGACCCGACCATGCTCGCGAAGTGGACAAAGGCCTTTCTATACGCAGGCGTCGCGTTGGCGATCGTGTCGGCATGGGAGGTGGCCGGCGAACTGGAACTGTACGGAGGGGCGGGATCGCAGGACGGCTGGACGCCCCTCACCGCCCTCTTGCTCCTGGCACGAATCGCGCTCGCGCTCGGCACGCCCATCCTCGTGCTCATGTGGATCTATCGCGCCAACTACAACGCCAGGCAGTTGGGCGCGGCCGACATGCGCTTCACGCCGGGATGGGCCGTCGGCTGGTACTTCGTCCCGATCGGGTGGTTCTGGATGCCGTATCTGGCGATGAGGGAGATCTGGCGCGCCTCCGTTAACCCCTCCGACTGGAGGGCGGAGCCGGTGTCGCCCCTGCTGCGCTGGTGGTGGGGCCTGTGGATCGTGACGGCCTGGGGCCTGGACAGCGTGGATCTGGTGGCGAGCTTCCGTCTGGACGAGGCCGGCTTCGAGACCGTGGATGCGGCCACGAATCTGGTTGGGCACGCGCTGGACATTCCGCGGGCGTTCGTCCTCGTGGCCATCATCGCAGCCGTCAGCCAACTCCAGACCGCACACCACCGCCGCCAAAGCGAGCCTTGACCACGGGTTGGACGTGGCGGGGGAGCCGAACCACCGCCGCGTCCCGTCCAGGGCCGCGAGTACGCTGGCCCAAATCAGTGACTCCGCGCCCGGCGGACCGCCGCCGTCACTCCCACCAGCCCGAGGCCGATCCAGAACGCGGACGACGCCAGCCACATCTCCATGCTCGGCAGGAGCATCCACCCCTCGATCCACCCGGTTGGGAGCTGCACTCCTCTGTTGAATGAATCTCCACCGGCGTACCAGGTAACGAGTTCGGCGCTCCGCTGAATCCAGCCGATGTCCCGGATTTCGGCTACGCCTAGCGCACCCGCGCCCGCAACCCACAGCCCGGCGACCCAGAACAGCGGGCGCGCCGTCGCGAGGAACAGAGTGCTAACCAACAGATAGGCGGCACTCGCCGAGGTGAACGGGAGTGCCCACTCCCACCACGGAGTGGTCCAGCGCACC
This genomic interval from Candidatus Palauibacter australiensis contains the following:
- a CDS encoding DUF4328 domain-containing protein, encoding MDHANPATGEAKGPHAGFQDPTMLAKWTKAFLYAGVALAIVSAWEVAGELELYGGAGSQDGWTPLTALLLLARIALALGTPILVLMWIYRANYNARQLGAADMRFTPGWAVGWYFVPIGWFWMPYLAMREIWRASVNPSDWRAEPVSPLLRWWWGLWIVTAWGLDSVDLVASFRLDEAGFETVDAATNLVGHALDIPRAFVLVAIIAAVSQLQTAHHRRQSEP
- a CDS encoding SDR family NAD(P)-dependent oxidoreductase, with the protein product MTNMFSLEGRTAAVVGGGSGIGEAVAIGCAEAGAHVACLDIDTEAAADTAATIRAAGGKAVSHPLDILDGAVVAGVFEGIAAARGSLDVVVCTPGVNVRKPLLDYTDEEIDRVLGLNLKGGAHVIQSAGRIMIAQGSGSIILFSSIRSVVVEPGQSMYAATKAGIVQMVRTAAAELGPRGVRVNAVAPGVIDTPLTAPIKDKPDWYGAYAARNIMNRWGSAAEMAGPTVFLASDAASYVTGTVLFADGGWTAIDGRYTPPAG